One segment of Anguilla anguilla isolate fAngAng1 chromosome 1, fAngAng1.pri, whole genome shotgun sequence DNA contains the following:
- the calm1a gene encoding calmodulin-1a, whose amino-acid sequence MADQLTEEQIAEFKEAFSLFDKDGDGTITTKELGTVMRSLGQNPTEAELQDMINEVDADGNGTIDFPEFLTMMARKMKDTDSEEEIREAFRVFDKDGNGYISAAELRHVMTNLGEKLTDEEVDEMIREADIDGDGQVNYEEFVQMMTAK is encoded by the exons GCTGACCAGCTAACAGAAGAGCAAATTGCTG AGTTCAAGGAGGCCTTCTCCTTATTCGACAAGGACGGCGATGGCACCATCACCACGAAAGAGCTGGGCACGGTGATGAGGTCACTGGGCCAGAACCCCACCGAGGCCGAGCTGCAGGACATGATCAACGAGGTGGACGCAGACG GCAATGGAACCATtgatttcccagaattcctgaCCATGATGGCCAGGAAAATGAAGGACACAGACAGCGAGGAGGAGATCCGTGAAGCATTCCGGGTATTCGACAAG GACGGGAACGGCTACATCAGCGCAGCCGAGCTACGCCACGTCATGACAAACTTAGGCGAGAAACTAACAGACGAAGAGGTAGACGAAATGATCAGAGAAGCAGACATCGACGGCGACGGGCAGGTTAATTACGAAG